One Microplitis mediator isolate UGA2020A chromosome 3, iyMicMedi2.1, whole genome shotgun sequence DNA segment encodes these proteins:
- the LOC130665116 gene encoding 60S ribosomal protein L23: protein MSKRGRGGSAGAKFRISLGLPVGAVINCADNTGAKNLYVIAVQGIKGRLNRLPAAGSGDMIVATVKKGKPELRKKVMPAVVIRQRKPFRRKDGTFLYFEDNAGVIVNNKGEMKGSAITGPVAKECADLWPRIASNASSIA, encoded by the exons ATGTCTAAGAGAG gtcGTGGTGGTTCCGCTGGAGCGAAATTCAGGATATCTCTTGGTTTACCTGTTGGTGCCGTTATCAATTGTGCGGACAATACAg gaGCCAAAAATCTCTATGTCATCGCCGTTCAGGGTATCAAGGGACGTTTGAATCGTCTTCCAGCTGCTGGTTCAGGAGACATGATTGTCGCTACTGTCAAAAAAGGCAAACCTGAACTTCGTAAAAAAg taatgCCCGCCGTGGTAATTCGCCAACGAAAACCTTTCCGAAGGAAGGACGGAACTTTCCTCTATTTTGAGGACAACGCTGGTGTTATTGTCAATAACAAAGGAGAAATGAAAGGATCAGCAATTACCGGTCCTGTTGCTAAAGAATGTGCTGATTTGTGGCCGCGTATCGCATCTAATGCGAGCAGTATCGcttaa